One Maniola hyperantus chromosome 17, iAphHyp1.2, whole genome shotgun sequence DNA window includes the following coding sequences:
- the LOC117990229 gene encoding uncharacterized protein, whose amino-acid sequence MHASLAVLMSPFSRGHNLEKRALIFPPTSLYGTFVAIAVPLDIPDRNVFVSYNFESNYSVVTNITQIDEVIFPNLPVIAARHSRSITRELAYTTLETKFQEHGMSGRDCMLRNICEAAETPLHHNGLLGHIMHIVFTPSSSKEEGLEDEYYEAEAAGLRGDCDRYLDLCPFSLFDVITRLVEVRQKL is encoded by the exons atgcat GCAAG TTTGGCTGTTCTGATGTCTCCATTCAGCAGAGGGCACAATTTAGAAAAGAGAGCCCTCATATTTCCTCCCACCAGTTTATATGGG ACCTTCGTGGCCATAGCCGTCCCCCTCGACATTCCGGACAGGAACGTGTTCGTGTCCTACAACTTCGAGTCCAACTACTCCGTCGTCACCAACATCACGCAGATCGACGAAGTCATATTCCCCAACTTACCT GTAATTGCAGCACGTCACAGCCGCAGTATCACCCGGGAGCTGGCGTACACGACCCTCGAAACTAAGTTCCAAGA GCACGGGATGAGCGGGCGGGACTGCATGCTGCGCAACATCTGCGAGGCGGCCGAGACGCCGCTGCATCACAACGGTCTGCTGGGACACATCATGCATATTGTTTTTAC TCCTTCATCATCCAAAGAGGAGGGTCTAGAGGACGAATACTACGAGGCAGAGGCGGCCGGGCTCCGAGGTGACTGCGACAGATACCTCGACCTCTGCCCTTTCAGCCTCTTTGACGTCATCACTAGACTGGTGGAAGTGCGACagaaactataa